The following DNA comes from Peribacillus sp. FSL E2-0218.
TCCGCCCGTTATGTACCTCAATGTTTGAGCGAGGGAAACTTCATCCACCCATTTGAAACGCTCGGCCAGCCTGCCAGCTCTCTCCAGGATGTCACCATTCCCCAGCGGTGACCATACATCGAAGATATTATCATTCCCTACTGCAACCTCAACGCCTCTTTCATGCAATACATCCACTGGCGGCATTTGCCTATTGATAGGCACGCTTGTGACTATGGAAACCCCGGCATCCCTCAGAATGTCGGCCAGGTCATAAGCTTCTGCTTTGGATACGTCGCCGATGCCGAATGCGTGGCTGATGGCTACCCTGCCCTCCCAGCCTGCTTGCTTGGTTAAAGCGGCCAAACGTTTCATGGTGAACGTACCGAGGTGACCAGGATCATGTAAATGCAGATCAACATCGGCATTCGCTTCCACTGCCAGCTCCATCATTTGCACAAGTGATGCTTCAATATCTAGATCGATCGTTGCCGGATCGACTGCCCCCACGATTCCTGCTCCATTTCGCAAAGCCTCCCTGACAAGCTTGACGGAATTCGATCGCAGCAATCCGTGCTGGGCAAATGCCACGATTTCCGAGCTGAGTCGGTTGGAATAGGTTCCCAAAGCCTGTTGCACTTGCTCCAGGTTTTGCAAGCCAACTTCGGGGTAAATATCGACATGAGTCCTGACATGCGCCGAGCCAGAAGCTAAAAGCACTTCCAATAATGACTCAGCCCGCTTCCGTGTGCTTGTCGCAATGGTCGGAAGCACTTTTTTCTCATTTTCAAAGCGCTCAATGACACCGGACGAAGGGGTACACGCTCTCCATACATCCCCCATCAAGGTCTTATCAAGATGTACGTGCTTTTCAATGAACGAAGGCAGCACAAGCAACCCTTTTGCATCCTCGACAGGCACATCATTCGGAACCGGCTCTCCATCCTTGACCATTCTCGAGATCCTTCCATCCTCGATCAACAGATGAAATAGGCCGGTAATGGTCCCCGTCACTCTTCCATCCTCTTTTTGGAAACCACATTCCAACCGTGCATTCTTCAACCAAAAGATATGATCCATCCCTCTCATCCCTTCTTAATTCACTTCTTCGCCAAGGCCGTTTCCCTGTTCAATCCACCGTAAATCAGACTACCACCGGAAATGACCGCTGCCCTTCTTGATCTTCTTGCCACTGCCTCGGCAGAGCATGATGCCTCCACCAGTACCATGCTTGCCGCATCCCCCATCTTCGGCCATAGACGGTTTCCTTCACGGTCCAGTGTCCTGATGCCTCCTGTTATGAATTGGAGCGATTGAGACAATGCATACTCATCCTTCCACTTGTAACTCTCGGCCAACCGGCCCGCCTTTTCCAGCATATCGCCTGTACCGAATGGAGACCATGAGTCATAAAACCCATCACAGCCAAGAGCTACGTGAACACCTTTTTCATGCAATACATCGATTCGGGGCATGACCCGGTTAATCGGAACCGTAGACATGATGGAAATCCCCAGACTTGCTAATTCCTCCGCCATTCCAGCGGATTCTTCAAGGGAAACATCACCGAGTGCAAAGGCATGGCTGATGGCCGCCCTGTTTTTCCATCCCGCTTCATCGATCAAGGAGGCCAGTTTCTTGATCGTATAAAACCCAAGATGTCCCGGATCATGCAGATGGATATCAATATCCGCATCAAACTCAACAGCTAGGTTCATCATTTCATAGAGGGAGGCTTCAATATTCTGATCGATTCCGCCAGGATCCAAGCCGCCCACTATCGAAGCCCCCGCTTTCATCGCGTGCCTCATCAATTCGGTCGAATTCGTCCGGAGCAATCCATGCTGCGGGAAAGCCACGATTTCATGCGTCATTTTGCCTTTGAAGCAATCTAACGCTTTCTGAATTTCTTCCAAGTTCTTCAAACCAATGTACGGATCGATATTCACATGAGTTCTGACGTGCGTCGCGCCGCCCTGCAGCAAAAGCTGAAGCATTTGTTCCGCACGATGCTGCCCGGTCCGTGCCAATTCAGCCAGCTCCGCCGCTTCCAATTTCAATCGTTCCGTTAAATTCGGCACCGGGGTGCACGATTTCCATGGAAGTCCTAAATAGGTTTTATCAAGATGGTTATGCATCTCTTTAAAAGGGGGAAGGGCAAGCAGCTTTTTGGCATCTTGTACGGGCAGATCCGTCATCAAAGGCAGGCCTTGGGCCACTTGCATTTCTTCGATCACCCCATCCTTTATCCGGATGTTGTATAATGCGGTTTCCGTTCCTTCCAGGCTCCCATCCTCATAAACATATCCGCTATCAAGCGTAACATTGGTAAGCCAGTATGCTTTATACATTTCATCACTCTCTTTAATAGAAGATTAAACACCTGTCGTCGCAAAAGCTGAAATCGACCCGCTTACGACATTGCCCCTGAAGATGACAGCGGCCCGCTCCGCCCTCCTAGCCACTGCTTCTGCCGAACAGCTTGCTTGTAGCAGGACGATGTTCGCCTCATCGCCAACATTCGGCCATGTACTGACTCCTTCTTGGTTCAATGGCGTCCTTCCGCCTGTTATGTGCTGCAGGCTGCTTGCCAAGGAACGTTCCTCAATCATGCGGAACCTCTCGGCAAGACGACCTGCTTTTTCAAGATTGTCACCGATTCCGAATGGAGTCCAATGATCCGTGATGCTGTCATTGCCCAGCTCGACTTTCACTCCTTTTTCACGGAGCAGCGGGATCGGGATCGTTCTGAAGATAGGCACAGTGGAGGTAATCGAGATGTCCAATTCCGAAAACCTTTCGGCTATACTCGTTGCCTCTGCAACCGAAAGATCTGCTAACCCGCTGGCGTGACTCACCGTCACCCTTCCCTGCCAACCTGCGTCTTCCGTCATGGAAGCGAGCCGCTGCATCGTAAACAGCCCAAGCTGATCCGGATCATGAAGATGGACATCGATATCCGAATTCGATTCAACCGCAATATCCATGATCGTTTCAAGTGATCGCTCGATGTTTTCATCAATGGTGGCGGGATCGACACCGCCTACCAGGTTTGCCCCATTTTTCATGGCCTCCCTTATCAGCCCTACGGAATTCGAACGTAAAAGGCCATGCTGGGGGAAGGCGACGATTTCATACGTCAATTTATCTTTGTATCCCTCCAAAGCCTGAACGGTGGCCTCTAAATTTTTCAGGCCAATTACGGGATCTACATTACAATGGGTGCGTATATGCGTAGATCCGAAACCCAATAATAAATCGAGCATTTTTTCCGCTCTTGCCTTGGCGGTAGGCAACAGCTGAGGAAGTAACGCCTGCTCTTCTTCTATCCTTGTTTTCACCCCGTTTATGGCAGGCATGCAAGCCTTCCATGGCCCGCCGTAGTAAGTTTTATCAATATGGATATGCATTTCCTTAAACGAAGGAACCATCAGCAGGCCCCCTGCATCATGCTGCGGGTCTTGATCTGGTAAAGATTCCTTAGCCGATAAAATCGCGGATATTTTCCCATTCTCAATCTTAATGTGATAATTCCCGGTTTCCGTACCGGTGATCACTTCATTTTCATTATACGTGAAGCCTTTTTCCAGCCGAACATTCGTCAACCAATACGATCGTGACATTGAACTCACCCTTCCACTACATATTGAACATGCGTCCCTTTCATTATAGCTCTCCTGCAAATTGAATAATTTCAGAATTTTTACTCATTTTTATGTTATTTTTACATATTGCATAAATTGCCCCAAGTTGGGATGGATTGGACTTGGACTGTTCCTTTCCGCTACAGGCGCTCCCTTTCCACTGGGCCACCTTACTCGCGAGTTTCGTGCCTTTACTCGCCAATTTAGACTGAGCACCAAATTTTCGTTTCATCCAGAGTGCCGTGGAAAGTCACATCACAGTAATCGAGTTAAAACAAAAAGGCTTCTGAAGAAATCTCAGAAACCTTTTCATCAGCAAACGGAGTCCCGCCTATATTGGGGCGGACCCATTGCTTTCATCACTTTATCGTTACTTCATTAATTTCGAGATAGCCTGAAGGGCTGATCGAGAAGCCTTTTACATCCTTTGCGACCGCAGCTACGTTTTCAATGACCCTTACCGGAATATATGGGGTATCCGCCATTTCGATTTCCTGGGCCTCGGCGTATAATTCCTTGCGCTTTTGTTCTTCTTTTTCTTTCCTTGCCGCATCTATCAAATCATCAACCTTTTGATTGCTGTAAAAGAACGTATTGCCGGCCGCTCCCTGTGAATTCGTATGAAATAGATTGTATTGATTATAATCGGCATCACCTGTCGCGTTTCTCCAGCTGATGATGAACATTTCCGATTGCCCTTTATTCACTTGTTCCACGAACGACCCGTACTCCATGACCTGTACCTTCAAGTGGATTCCGATTCCTTTTAGTTGCGATTGCAGGACCTCGGCCAAGTTGACTCTTTCTTTACTATCCATTGTAAGGATGGTAGCGTCCAAGCCTTTTGAATATCCGGCTTCGGCCATCAGCTTTTTGGCTTCTTTGAGATTATAATCATAGGCTTCCAAACTTGCATTATACCCAAATACTTTAGAGCCCATCAACGAGTTCGCCTTTACTCCGACATTATTAAAGACGCCTTTAATGATCGAATCCATTTCAATGGCATGGGCAATCGCTTTACGGACCCGGACATCATTGAATGGTTCATTCTTGACATTGAACCCTAAATATTCGGTACCATATCCCTCGCTGCGGTAAACATCCATTGCCGCTGAGGATTCCACTTGATCCATGACCGCTATCGGAAGAGGCTCCGCTATCTGTGCTTCACCGGTTTCAATCATCGATATCCGCGTCGAATCTTCAGGGACAACCTTGAAAATGACCTTGTCCACCTTTGGCTCATTTCCCCAATAGTCTTTGTTCTTCACCAAGGTGATTTCCTGTCCCGGGGACCATGAATCAAATACGAAAGGACCTGTGCCGTTCGGTTCCTGGATAATTTTCTTGCCATACTTCTCGATCGTTTTCGGGCTGATGATTCCCCCTTCGTGATTCGCCAAGATTGAAAGCAGCGGGGAAAATGGCTCCTTAAGTATGAATTGCACGGTATATTCATCAACCGCCTTCACTTCTTTCACCATTTCAAATACGACCGCTCTAGGAGAGGCAACTGCCGGATCCAATAATCGATTGAACGTCTTTTTTACTGCATCTGCGTTGAATGGTATACCATCATGAAACGTTACATCTTCCCTTAGCTTGAATTCCCAAGTGGTGTCATCTTTTTGCTTCCACGATTTTGCGAGCATAGGCTGTATCTCGCCATTTTTATCCCGCTGCACCAGTCCTTCATAGATCTTATGGTGCGTGACACTGGCAGCATTAATCGTGGACATGAACTGCTGATCCAGATTTTCAGCATCCGATAAACGGGCAATGACCAATGTCCCCCCTTCCTTTGATGCGACGCTCGAATCGTTTGCCGTTTCACTTACACCATTGTTAGAAGAACAGCCTGTAATGATCAATCCGATGAACATGACTAGAATAAGCCTTCCTATGCCAAGATTACCTGCCATGGACCATGACCTCCCGATTTCTTTTTTTGTATATTTATCTAATTATAGAAAATATTCTTACTATTTATCGTGAAAATATTTACTATATTTTGCACTTTCTTTACTTCTTTTCTCTCTCTATTCCTGATTGGGGAGCAACTGATTCTACCATCTTAAATGAGGGCTTAAACAACTGTTGCTCAGGATGTTTCTGATAATCCCTCTCCATATATCCGCTTCTCATCCTATTGAAATATTTTTGCGCCTTATTATTCATCTCTTTCAAATCAAGGCCGGGGATCATTTGATCTTTCATGACGATCTTCCCATTGATGATGGATAAGGTAACGTCCTTCCCGGTGCCGCTTATAAACATGGTTCGGATGGGGTCATCCATGACACCCATATGGTAGCTGTCCAGGCTGACCGCAATGATATCGGCCTTTGCCCCTGGGGCAATCCGGCCTAAATCGTCCCTGCCAAGAAAAGCGGCTCCACCAAGAGTCGCGGACCGAAACAAGTCGGCATACGTGGAGCCTTCCACTTCACTTTCCGCCATTCGTGAAAGCATGCTGCCTACCCTTACGTTTTGGAACATATCTGGAGGGAATGTATCCGTTCCAAGGGCTATATTGATTTCTGCCCTTTTATATTCAGCGAAGGATTCCAGCGCCTCGCCATGCCTGCCGATAATCAGCGGGCAATGAATCACCGTTGTCTTCGTTTCCTTGAGAAGCGCCAAGTCATCACTCTGGCCATATTTCGCTCGGCTGTATCCTGAAATATAATGGGCGTGGGGAATTCCCGTTCTTGGACCGAGGAAACCAAGATCGTACAAGTATTGAATCGGTGTCACGTGATGAGCTTCCCATATCGTCTCGAATTCAAAGCTCCCCTGGGCAGCATGAAGCTTGATCGGTACACCCAATTTATCGCTATAGTATTTTGTCTGTTTTAAACTATTTGCCGTTTGGCACTCTACACGTTCTGGGGCAAGCATCCCTCTTATCAGGCCATCATAGGCTCCATCGAACGTTTCGACAAACTCGACCGCCCTTCGTAATCCAGCTTCACCGGCCTTTTCATCCCAGTGCAGTTTTACCTTGCCGTTAGGCTGGACGACCCTGATCCCGGATTGGAAGCTTGGCCCCAAGTAAATCCTTAGCCCCAATCCAGCTGCATGCTCCGCCGCAGTTGCCAACTCCTCATAGGTTTCGGCCCAGCTTTTATAAAAAACGGAGGTAATCGGCATCGCCGTCGTCACGCCATGAAGGATGAGCTGTGAATATGCATATAGAGATTTGAAAGCTTCATCTTCTTTGGACATCCATTCGGGATGGCCGCTTTTGATATAGTCCTCTGACCAAAGCAGATTTTTCTGTCTATCGGAGCCAGCTTCAAAATGCAAGATATCATGGTCAATGTCCCCTAACGCATTCAAATCAATGAAGCCGGGGCTAATGATGGCATTCCCGGCGTCCAATACCGCATCCACTTCTTGCGAATACTTTTTTCCTACATACAAAATCGTATCCCCTTCATATACGACCTCCGCATTTTCCAAAATGACATGATCGCAGCCATCATGACCAATTACGTATCTTCCTTTAAGCTTCGTTTTCATTTTATTCCCCTTTCCGCAATGCCGCAGCGTTTTCCCGTTCGTCATATCTCCTTTCATCGACATAGGCCCTGGCGTGTCCCCAGAAATATTTCGTCGGCTTCATATACTTTTCCAGCCCCGCACGCTCGATCGTCGAAAAGGCTTCTTCATTCGCTTCGTCGAGTACGGTACTTTCATGAACGGTTCGGACCTCCCTCCCCTCCATGATTAATTTCCCATCGACGATGACATGCTCCACATCATTCGCCACTGCTTGGAAGACAAGCCGATGAACATGCATGAATTCAGGAGTCAGATGCGGCTGATGCAAATTGACCGTAATTACATCCGCTTTCTTCCCAATCTCAAGCGAACCGATTTCATCATCCCAGCCAATGCATTTCGCCGCATCGATCGTAATCATTTCTAGCAGTTTTCCTGGGGGTAAATAGTAATAATCCCGTAGTGCCGCCTGGTGAACAAATTGGGTTTTCCTCATCGCCTGGAACATATCAAAGCTAGTCGAAGGCGAGGTTCCATCGGTAGAGATCGCCACCGTTGCCCCCATTTCCAATAATTCAGTGATCGGCGTTCGGGCAAGCACCTGTCCAAAACCTGGCGAGGCACTGACATTCGTCCCCGTTTCTGCCAGTATCCTTGCCTCATCGAAGGAAATGCCGCGACAATGCTGTAAATGGACATCCGGACCCAACAGGGCATTCTGCTTATCTTGTATCGCTAAATGGATCATCCCGCCAAAAGCATCGGAATGAATCCTCGTATCATATTTACGGGCAATTTCCCGAATTCTTTTCGCTTGATAAAGATCATGATCACTTAGCCCATATAGCCTGTCAGGAGCTGTGGGATTGGAGGGGTCAACCGATGTGACGATGACAAAAGGTGTAATGAAGGCCCTTGTTCTGTCTTCATTTGCATGATTCAGTGCTTCAATCACTGCTTCCGCTCCCTTTAATACCTCTTCATAGGTAACCTCCTTCACGATTCTTTTCCCATCAACCCATCGACTGAATGAATGAGGCCATGGAGGGTTACAGGGACCTGTGCAGATAACCTCCCTCACCCCCACCTCGGCATAAGCCTTCGCATGATTGATGGCGAAAATCGGGTCATCGGATCGCGGCATCGAGCCTAACACACTTACACCCGTTGTCACACCCGCCTTCAATCTCTCAAGGGCGGAGAGCTTTCCTTCGTAGTACCAAAAATCATCGGTTACAAAATGTTTATACGTATTCGTCATGATCGGCATCCAAAAATCGATATTCTCCATCGCGATGGTCTTGAACATCGAGTGCCCCCCATGACCATGAACATCTATCAATCCTGGCAATATGCATTGATGGCTGCAATCGATCACTTTTTTCGCTTCATACTTCGATGTAAGTTTTCCGGTTATGCCAACGTCTAAAATCCGTCCTTCGTTTATGGCGATGGCACCATCCGAAAGGATTCGCCTGTTTGGATCCATCGTAATTACAGTTCCGTGAATGAGCAGCAGATCGATCATATTTCCCCTCCTAATCGAGAAGACAGCATAACCATCGTATGCTGTCTTTTCTTTTGATCCATTCCTTATTGAACGGTT
Coding sequences within:
- a CDS encoding amidohydrolase family protein, yielding MKTKLKGRYVIGHDGCDHVILENAEVVYEGDTILYVGKKYSQEVDAVLDAGNAIISPGFIDLNALGDIDHDILHFEAGSDRQKNLLWSEDYIKSGHPEWMSKEDEAFKSLYAYSQLILHGVTTAMPITSVFYKSWAETYEELATAAEHAAGLGLRIYLGPSFQSGIRVVQPNGKVKLHWDEKAGEAGLRRAVEFVETFDGAYDGLIRGMLAPERVECQTANSLKQTKYYSDKLGVPIKLHAAQGSFEFETIWEAHHVTPIQYLYDLGFLGPRTGIPHAHYISGYSRAKYGQSDDLALLKETKTTVIHCPLIIGRHGEALESFAEYKRAEINIALGTDTFPPDMFQNVRVGSMLSRMAESEVEGSTYADLFRSATLGGAAFLGRDDLGRIAPGAKADIIAVSLDSYHMGVMDDPIRTMFISGTGKDVTLSIINGKIVMKDQMIPGLDLKEMNNKAQKYFNRMRSGYMERDYQKHPEQQLFKPSFKMVESVAPQSGIEREKK
- a CDS encoding amidohydrolase family protein, giving the protein MIDLLLIHGTVITMDPNRRILSDGAIAINEGRILDVGITGKLTSKYEAKKVIDCSHQCILPGLIDVHGHGGHSMFKTIAMENIDFWMPIMTNTYKHFVTDDFWYYEGKLSALERLKAGVTTGVSVLGSMPRSDDPIFAINHAKAYAEVGVREVICTGPCNPPWPHSFSRWVDGKRIVKEVTYEEVLKGAEAVIEALNHANEDRTRAFITPFVIVTSVDPSNPTAPDRLYGLSDHDLYQAKRIREIARKYDTRIHSDAFGGMIHLAIQDKQNALLGPDVHLQHCRGISFDEARILAETGTNVSASPGFGQVLARTPITELLEMGATVAISTDGTSPSTSFDMFQAMRKTQFVHQAALRDYYYLPPGKLLEMITIDAAKCIGWDDEIGSLEIGKKADVITVNLHQPHLTPEFMHVHRLVFQAVANDVEHVIVDGKLIMEGREVRTVHESTVLDEANEEAFSTIERAGLEKYMKPTKYFWGHARAYVDERRYDERENAAALRKGE
- a CDS encoding amidohydrolase family protein → MSRSYWLTNVRLEKGFTYNENEVITGTETGNYHIKIENGKISAILSAKESLPDQDPQHDAGGLLMVPSFKEMHIHIDKTYYGGPWKACMPAINGVKTRIEEEQALLPQLLPTAKARAEKMLDLLLGFGSTHIRTHCNVDPVIGLKNLEATVQALEGYKDKLTYEIVAFPQHGLLRSNSVGLIREAMKNGANLVGGVDPATIDENIERSLETIMDIAVESNSDIDVHLHDPDQLGLFTMQRLASMTEDAGWQGRVTVSHASGLADLSVAEATSIAERFSELDISITSTVPIFRTIPIPLLREKGVKVELGNDSITDHWTPFGIGDNLEKAGRLAERFRMIEERSLASSLQHITGGRTPLNQEGVSTWPNVGDEANIVLLQASCSAEAVARRAERAAVIFRGNVVSGSISAFATTGV
- a CDS encoding glutathione ABC transporter substrate-binding protein, with translation MAGNLGIGRLILVMFIGLIITGCSSNNGVSETANDSSVASKEGGTLVIARLSDAENLDQQFMSTINAASVTHHKIYEGLVQRDKNGEIQPMLAKSWKQKDDTTWEFKLREDVTFHDGIPFNADAVKKTFNRLLDPAVASPRAVVFEMVKEVKAVDEYTVQFILKEPFSPLLSILANHEGGIISPKTIEKYGKKIIQEPNGTGPFVFDSWSPGQEITLVKNKDYWGNEPKVDKVIFKVVPEDSTRISMIETGEAQIAEPLPIAVMDQVESSAAMDVYRSEGYGTEYLGFNVKNEPFNDVRVRKAIAHAIEMDSIIKGVFNNVGVKANSLMGSKVFGYNASLEAYDYNLKEAKKLMAEAGYSKGLDATILTMDSKERVNLAEVLQSQLKGIGIHLKVQVMEYGSFVEQVNKGQSEMFIISWRNATGDADYNQYNLFHTNSQGAAGNTFFYSNQKVDDLIDAARKEKEEQKRKELYAEAQEIEMADTPYIPVRVIENVAAVAKDVKGFSISPSGYLEINEVTIK
- a CDS encoding amidohydrolase is translated as MYKAYWLTNVTLDSGYVYEDGSLEGTETALYNIRIKDGVIEEMQVAQGLPLMTDLPVQDAKKLLALPPFKEMHNHLDKTYLGLPWKSCTPVPNLTERLKLEAAELAELARTGQHRAEQMLQLLLQGGATHVRTHVNIDPYIGLKNLEEIQKALDCFKGKMTHEIVAFPQHGLLRTNSTELMRHAMKAGASIVGGLDPGGIDQNIEASLYEMMNLAVEFDADIDIHLHDPGHLGFYTIKKLASLIDEAGWKNRAAISHAFALGDVSLEESAGMAEELASLGISIMSTVPINRVMPRIDVLHEKGVHVALGCDGFYDSWSPFGTGDMLEKAGRLAESYKWKDEYALSQSLQFITGGIRTLDREGNRLWPKMGDAASMVLVEASCSAEAVARRSRRAAVISGGSLIYGGLNRETALAKK
- a CDS encoding amidohydrolase translates to MDHIFWLKNARLECGFQKEDGRVTGTITGLFHLLIEDGRISRMVKDGEPVPNDVPVEDAKGLLVLPSFIEKHVHLDKTLMGDVWRACTPSSGVIERFENEKKVLPTIATSTRKRAESLLEVLLASGSAHVRTHVDIYPEVGLQNLEQVQQALGTYSNRLSSEIVAFAQHGLLRSNSVKLVREALRNGAGIVGAVDPATIDLDIEASLVQMMELAVEANADVDLHLHDPGHLGTFTMKRLAALTKQAGWEGRVAISHAFGIGDVSKAEAYDLADILRDAGVSIVTSVPINRQMPPVDVLHERGVEVAVGNDNIFDVWSPLGNGDILERAGRLAERFKWVDEVSLAQTLRYITGGKTPLDEQGNQVWPKVGDAASLVLVDASCSAEAVARRSERRAVMYNGNIVSGSLSKQKRPIDVKG